The stretch of DNA GAGGCCCTCGGCAAGATCCGGCGCGGCCGCGCTCGCCCTGGGGAGGTCCACCTGGACTCCGCTCTGGATCATGGGCGTGGTGATCATGAAGATGATCAGGAGCACGGTCATGACGTCGACCAGCGCCGTTACGTTGATTTCCGAAAGGGCGCGGGGCGAACCCGCGCTATTGAAATCAAACGAGTTCATGGCGTCCCCGCAACTGGAGGATGTTCAGGACCGCGGTGGCCAGATCTTCAAGTTCCAGGCCCAGGTCTCTCGACCGCTGCACGAAGTAGTTGTACGCCACCATGGCCGGGATGGCCACGGCCAGGCCCGCGATCGTCGTGATCAGGGCTTCCGCGATACCGGGCGCCACGACCACGATGTTGGTGGAGCCCTTGGTACTGATGTCCAGAAAAGCGGTCATGACGCCCCATACCGTTCCGAACAGGCCGAGAAACGGGCACACGCTTCCCGCCGTGGCCAGTATGGGCAGTCGTTGCTCGAACCGGGCCAGTTCCCGGTGGGCGGCCAGCCGGAGGTCGCGATAGACGGATTCCATCAGGTCCTGGCCGATTTTCTTCGACCGGTCCGCATGGTCTTCGTTGCCGCCTGAAGGGGAGAGAGCCGACTTGTGCTTCTCGTATACCTCGCGGAAGACGACGGCGGCGGGACTGCAGGGCCACTTCGAAGCGACGGTATAAACCTGGTCGTAGTCGCGCTGGGACTGAAAGAAAGCAAGGAAATGCCGGGACTGCGCCTGGGCCCGGCGGAAGTACCGCCAGCGCTCCGCCATAATCGCCCATGAAACGATAGAGAAGATCAGGAGGACGATGATAACGGACTTGGCGACGGTGCCCGAATCCAGAATCAGATTCAGGATACTGACTTCGGATGACAAAGCGCTTTCTTATCCTTTCGACCGATCTCGTGTCCCTTCCCGGCGGCCTGAAAGTAAGAGCCGGGCAGGATGCGTGTCAAGCACTATGGGAGCCCGGATATTGCCGGTTCCTATGCCCTGATCAGCGCGACTTCAACGGCCAGGTTCGGATGTCCGTCGATCAGCTCGAGGGCTTCGGCGATGCGATGCACGGGGAATACATGGGTCAGCAGGGGACGCAGTCTGACCGCGCCGATGCCGACGAGTTTCAACCCCCGTTCCACCAAATGGGAGGTTTCAAACGGCTGTTCCCGTCCCATGATCAGTTGCAGCGATCGTTCCGACCATTCCCGCATTTCGATGGATACGGGGTTTGCCACGGGTTTGAGAACGACCAGCTTTCCGCCCGGCCGCAGCATCGCCGCACATTGGAAAAAGGAAATCTCGTTGCCGGCGCATTCGAGACAAACATCCACGCCCCGGCCGCCGGTCTGGTCCATGACGCGCCGATGGGCGTCTTCCGTGGAGACATTGATCACGGTGTCCGCGCCCGCGTCCCGCGCGCGCTGCAGACGCGTCGCGTGCAGGTCCGCCGCGATTACAGCCGTCGCGCCCGATATGCGCGCGATCTGCGTACTCAGCAGACCGGTGGTCCCCGTACCGCTGATGAAAACCGACCGGTCTTTCACCTGGGCGCGTTCCAACCCGTTCAGGACCGTCGGCATCAGGGCGGCTATGGCGCCCTCTTCAAAACTGATGCCGACCGGCAACTTTACGACGTGGTACGCGGGCACGCTGTGGTATTCGGGAAAACCGCCGTCGGTATGGCAGGCGACGACCCGGTCGCCCGGGACGAGCGCCTCCACGCGCTCCCCGGCTTTCTCGATGATTCCCGTGAAACACCGGCTCAACGACACGTGGCGGCCGTTGGCGGCCGGTACCGGCTTAGCGTCGGCATCGGCGATGCCCCGGCGAGACAGGACACACGCCCGTGCCTTGAGCAGCACTTCCACGTCGTTGCAGGAAGGCACGGGCCCGCTGGATACCTCGGGATTGCCAACCGTATCCAGCGTCAGTTTCTGCATGGCGGCCTCTTCGTCGTACAAGATGCGACCCGGCTCCGGCGCTTGATGACCGGGGAACCCGGGAGGCAGGGTGCTCGTTCACCCCGCCGCGAACCGGCCGGGTCTCCGGCTACCAGTATTCCTCGAAGTGTATATTCCCCTTGTCCCTTCGATGATCCGCCTTGAAGCCACGGGACTCGAGCAGCTCGACCATGCCGGTGGGCGAGGGGTAGGACTTGTCGCCTTCTCTGGTGTAATTGGGCACGCCGATCATGTCCGGGTTTCCACAGATATACACGTGGGTCCTGTCCGGGGCCAGGACGATACCGGTCCTCTCTTCCAGTTCTCCGGTCTTTACGAGGTCTTGTATATACACCTTGCGGTTGAGGTTGTGCGCCTCCCGCGTGGTCAGCGTGATGTAATGGTAGTTCGAATGAAGCCGCTCCAGCCGCTCGTTGGTATCCTGGTAACCCAGGTCCCGGGCGTATCGGACGCAGACCACCGATATGATGTCGGGCCTGTGGCCGTTCCGCAGCAGATC from Gemmatimonadota bacterium encodes:
- a CDS encoding MotA/TolQ/ExbB proton channel family protein, whose protein sequence is MSSEVSILNLILDSGTVAKSVIIVLLIFSIVSWAIMAERWRYFRRAQAQSRHFLAFFQSQRDYDQVYTVASKWPCSPAAVVFREVYEKHKSALSPSGGNEDHADRSKKIGQDLMESVYRDLRLAAHRELARFEQRLPILATAGSVCPFLGLFGTVWGVMTAFLDISTKGSTNIVVVAPGIAEALITTIAGLAVAIPAMVAYNYFVQRSRDLGLELEDLATAVLNILQLRGRHELV
- a CDS encoding zinc-binding dehydrogenase, producing the protein MYDEEAAMQKLTLDTVGNPEVSSGPVPSCNDVEVLLKARACVLSRRGIADADAKPVPAANGRHVSLSRCFTGIIEKAGERVEALVPGDRVVACHTDGGFPEYHSVPAYHVVKLPVGISFEEGAIAALMPTVLNGLERAQVKDRSVFISGTGTTGLLSTQIARISGATAVIAADLHATRLQRARDAGADTVINVSTEDAHRRVMDQTGGRGVDVCLECAGNEISFFQCAAMLRPGGKLVVLKPVANPVSIEMREWSERSLQLIMGREQPFETSHLVERGLKLVGIGAVRLRPLLTHVFPVHRIAEALELIDGHPNLAVEVALIRA